The sequence TTAGCACCCAGCACAGATGTTCCATGTAGTCCTTTAAATGAAGGAACCAAGTGTAGTCTGGTTTCTTAACCTGTTTTCCTCTGAACCAGCCCTCAGAGATCATCAGCTGTATCATTAATTGTAAATTCAGTGGTTACTTTTAAAGTGCTCAAGTTCTTTGACCTCTCAACCTTTACTACTACTGTTGTCCACTTCCCCTTTGTTGAAACAATCACTTATCTCTAAGCCTTACTgtcatattttcctgtttctccttcaacctccAGTTGCTCCTTTTTGGTCTTGCAGGTTTCTCATGCCCTCTGTTTCATACCCATCTACATGCTAGTATCTCCCAAATCTGTGTCTCCAAGTCAGATCTCTCTCCTGAAATCCAAATCTGCATAATCAACAGCCTACTCAACATTTCCACATTGCTGTACTGTCACTTTAACACATCCCGAGTGGAACTCATCACCCTTCAGTCTTGTCCATCTCAGTGAAAGGAACCACCATCTACCCAAGTGCCCAAGCCAGAACCCTGGGCATCATCTTTGATCTTCCTCACTTCCCACACCAAGTCTCACCAATTCTTTATCCTAAAGATTTCAggaatttgatcacttctttcttttttttacccaCCCCCATTCTAGTCCATCACCACTTCTGGGATGGACTAGGCAATTGCCTCTCTTCACATGGCCACCTGCTGTTCACAAAGCATCCAAGATGACACTTAACAAATGGACAATCTCATATCATTACATGGCTTTAAATTCTTGTTCTTAGAATACTTTATTAGAGCCTAAATATCCTTGCATGACCTGGCTGACCCTTGCAGACCTTTCCAATCTTACATCCTGTCGTTCTCCACTTGTATCCAATGCTTTAGCCTACAGAAGCCCACAGAGATCTTCTATCCTCCAGCCATATGGAACTCAGGACAACTTCCGGGCACTCTCTGCTCTGTCTTGCCCCCTAGCTTTTGCCCATGGAGTTCACTGAGGCTAGAAAAGTTCTCTGCAGCCTCTGCCTGGGAATTCTTATTCAACAGTCAAGATTCAGCTCAAACAACAGCTTTCTGCGTGGAGACCCTTGGCCCCCGACAGGCTGTGTTTAGCACTCATCACACTGGATAGGAAAATCAGCCGCCCGCACCCGACGTGAGCACCCCACATCGCGGAGACCATGTCTTTGCCGTTCCTCTCACCCACCAGCCACCTCAGCTCACCCCTGGTTGAGGTCGTTCTCCGTGTTGTCCAGCCACAGGCGGACGGCAACCGCGTTGCCCTCCCGGCACTGAGTGAAAATGTCGTCCATAGCAGCGTCCCGGCGCTGAGTCCCCTAGATTGGGGACGCGTGGGGACTGTGGAAGGATCCAAGGAAAACCGGGTGAGCCCTAAGCTTTGTCCCCTACAGGAGAGAAGTGTTTGTGCTGAGGTGGGGTCTGGGCGCTGCGTCCCCGGCTACTGGAGTTCTGGAAGGAATTAGGGGGCCGCGGGATGATCCCAGACAGTGTACCCCGGACGCGAGGGAAAGGCGGGTCGGGCGAGGTAGGGGGTGATTAGGAGGTAGTATCTCCCTTAGCGAGGTCAAAGAGCAAGAACAGGGACCCTTCCCGCGAacggagctggggggaggggggttcaGGCGCCTTATACCCTGGGGGAGGCGATCGGAGGTCCTTCCCGGGGGTGGCCCTCGTTCTCCACTCGGAACGGAGTAGGCAGCGTAAGGGGTGGTGGCTTGGTGGGGCTCGAGCCTTGGGGAGGGGGCACGGGTGCTCCCGCACTCACCGGCACTCGGCTGGAGGAGCCTTCTCGGGGGAACTCCCGTCCGGCCGCGcccgccgcccggccccgcccctggcCCTCTCCGGCCAGAGCGGGCCTCCTTCCCCCCGCCCTCCactcctccccgcctccctgccCTTCTAGCCCACCAGTGTCGAAACTCGATGGTTTTTGGCGCCGCTTCGGCTGCTCTAGCTCTTTAGCTTTCACTCTTTGGTTTCCGGCCCTCTTCTGGCGCCTCTGCCGGCTCTGACTCCGGGAGACTGCGCTCTGCACGTGGAGAGGTGCGCCGACCCCGCGACCTCGCCCTCGCCAGCCGCATGTTCGAGGAGCCCGAGTGGGCCGAGGAGGCCCCAGCAGTCACGGACCTCCGGCCTGTAGTGTCACGGCCTCGGCTCACGGCAGCCTCGCAAATCAAGGTGAGCGGCCCCGCAGGGGCCCTTGGAGCGGGCCCTGGTGGGTCCTAGGGCTGGGGCGCGCCGGGTGTGTATCAGGGGGAGCAGGGCGCCCGCGGACGGCTGAGACCCGGGAAcgtccaaaaagaaaaacaaacaaacaaacaaacaaacaaaaaacccgaCCTTGGAACTCAGAACTGGTGAGTAGAAGTGAGTCAAGAAAAGGTTTCTTGGATAGGAAAAGCACGTCCAGCTAGGGTCACACATACGAAATAACCCGCGTGGTTggaacacacacagagagagaagttGGAGCGGTAGAAGTTTTGTATATATTAAGGATAGACAGTGTTTTAGCAGGGGAATAATTTCTTTACCTTTGCATTTTGAAAAGGTCACTGATGGCTGTGTGGAGATTGGAGCGAGTTAGAGTGAATGAGAATAAAGGGTTATCAGTACTACCTTTCAAAGGGAGGTGGTGCTCAGTGGGTACTGAGAACGTCCAAGGTAAGTGCCTGGCTCTGGACCGTTCAGTAGGACTTCAGCCCAGGATGGCTTCCCAGGCTGTAGACCTTCTCTCCTTTAAAACCTCTGCGGATGTGAGGGCTGCTCCACTTGCCCAGGCTCTTCTGCTCTTCAGTCAGCCTCCAGCGTGGAATCTGCCTGCTTTATATCCCCTCCTCTTCAGCCACTCAACCCGTTCTATAATCCACTGGCCTCTGTCTACAGCTTATGCCTTTCAGTTTGTTCTTTGCACTACAGCTTAagacatcttttatttttatttttttgaaatatagttgatgtacaatattatgtaagttgcAAGTATACAACATAGAgattcaaaattttttaaaggttatattccatttatagttactacaaAATAGTAGTAATTGTATATTTGGTTATATTCGCTGTGTTCTATAATTCATCCttaaagcttatttattttgtacataatagtttgtaccttttaatcccctgCCCTTGTCtggcccccctccccccttccctctccccactagtaaccactaaCTTGTTCTtactatctgtgagtctgtttctttttggttgtatttgttagtttgttttgttagaggcaTCTTTAAAACACACATCTGTGATCCTGTCTCTCTTGTTTTCAGAAAACTCCCTATTTTAATAGAAAGGTATCAGCTGGAGGCAAAAGCCTGAGATTGAGGCTTGAACCTCCTGGTTGCTGGCCTTGGTCCTGTTGCTGTGGCCTTACCACGTTTCTCTGGGGAACCCCATTACCTTGTCTGCATAGTGAAGAAAGTAGGGTGGGTGATTTCTCTGCCCTGCAGCCTCCCAAAGGTTGGGATAGCAACTTGAAAGTTATTCACGGTCTGGCAGGCTTCGGGACAAGCTAGCTGACTGAGAATAATCCAGATGCCTCCAATCAGTGTTTGAATCAGGTCCCCATCTCTCCCTTGCGATTCTTCAGGGTGCATCCATTCTCCTCACCCCTGCTCTCATCCTGTGTTTCCCTCCAGGGCTCCAAGCGCCGCAAGCTCTTGGCCACATTACAGGCCCTGGAGGCAGCATCTCTTCCCCAGCAGCCCCCTAGCCTGCCTGGCAGTGactctgaggaggaggaggtggtagaaaggaagaagaaacgcCCAAAAAAGGCCTTGTTTGCCAGTGCTTCTACTGAagtagaggagaaaaggaagaccaAACGTCAAAAACAGGGCCCCCCTATCAGTGACTctgaggaagaggaggtggaaaggaagaagtgCCACAGAGGGGCTCCTCTTGGCAATGACTCTGttgaagaagagaagagaaagaggaaacgCTGGAAACAGGCCCCCTCAAATCCTGCCCAACACCTGGACAGTGTTGACCAAACAGGTATTAGTGGATGTGTATGTGAatgtgggatggggagggggatcTGCTGATCCTATGCATGACAGGTTATCTGACCccgttaggtttagggttagggacTAAGTACTTTGATCCAGGCCACAGTCTCTGTCTCAAGGACAGGGGTGCAGCCAGGATGACTTGCTCAGTCTCTGAATTAAGAGGGTCTTGCCCTAAATAtgccttcccatccccctccctgcaggtcTCAAAGCCTGGAATTCTAGTGCGACAAGTGACTCCACCAAGCCAAGCCCTGAGACCCCTTCCCCTCAACCTCCCCGGACCTTGAGTCGCAAGCAGTGGCGGAACCGGCAGAAGAACAAGCGCAGGCAGAAGAACAAGTTCCGGCCACCCCAGCCACCAGAGCAGTCCCCGGCCCCGGCCACAGGCCCCACTGCGCAGACCGAGGTGCCTCCTGTCCTCAGTCCCAATAGCCACGGAGCCCGGGCGGAGGCTCTGCGAGCCCGCATGGCCCAGCGCCTGGACAGCGCCCGCTTCCGCTACCTCAATGAACAGCTGTACTCAGGGCCCAGCAGTGCTGCGCAGCgcctcttccaggaagacccTGAGGCTTTTCTCCTCTACCATCGTGGCTTCCAGAGCCAAGTCAAGAAGTGGCCACTGCAGCCTGTGGACCGCATCGCCAGGGATCTTCGCCAGCGGTGAGTAGGGGTGGCGCACGGTGAGAAGCAAAGTAGATCAGTCCTGGGCTCAGACCAGACCAATGAACGATCCTCCCATCCACTCCCAGGCCTGCATCCCTGGTAGTGGCTGACTTTGGCTGTGGGGACTGCCGCCTGGCTTCGAGTATCCGGAACCCTGTGCATTGCTTTGACTTGGCCTCTTTGGACCCCAGGGTCACTGTGTGTGACATGGCCCAGGTAaacccctctctccttccatgtATCTGGCCTGTGATCTAGGCCCAAACTCCACATGCTAATCTCTAACACGCCCGGCCTGCCCCCCATCCTTGTGTCCACTCCTAGCATGCGGTGCTTGCTTTCTCCTCCCTGTATTGCTTGCTTTACACAACATTCCCACTCTCCACAGGTGCCTCTGGAGGATGAGTCTGTAGATGTGGCTGTGTTCTGCCTCTCACTGATGGGAACCAACATCAGAGACTTCCTAGAGGAGGCAAATCGAGTGTTGAAGCCAGGGTAGGAGCCCGTAGGACACagatgcatgtatatgtgtatacatatgtgtgctATGTATTTACCTAGAACTTTTTCCTCCTTCTTAGAGGTCTCCTGAAAGTGGCGGAGGTCAGCAGTCGCTTTGAAGATGTTCGTAACTTTCTGGGGGCTGTCACCAAACTAGGCTTCAAAGTCATCTCCAAGGTGAGGGCCCTGAGAAGTCTGACTCTATTTTTGTCTGAGGCGTGGCCCTCTGGGGTAACGGTGTGCAGGAAGGAGGTCATAGTCAGACACAGGCATTTGCTCCTTAAAGGCCCAGCTTATGGGAGAGCCCTGGGAAGCTTTCTGAGCAGGGTTGGGACATGGACAGAGGTGTTTTGAGGAGCTGGGGTGAGGATTTAGTGCTCACTTCGGTCTTTTCTGCCCCTAGGACCTGACCAACAGCCACTTCTTCTTGTTTGACTTTCAAAAGACTGGTGCCCCTCGAGTAGGGCCCAAGGCTCAACTCTCAGGCCTGAAGCTTCAGCCTTGTCTGTACAAGCGCAGGTGACGTCTGGACCCCCTCTTGAAAGAGGAGGCAAGTCTTGAACTCCAGGCTCAGTATCTGAAGACTGTATCCAGCCAGGCTGTGACCCAGGACCTGGTACCACCCTTACTGTGCCCcaggaacaaaatgaaatgaaacctcTGGGTCAGCCCTGCTCTGATGAAGGCTTCTTGGTTGCAAGAAGCATAAAGTCATTTGGGCTAGCTAAAGAATGAGGAGTTTATTGGAGAATGCAGGAGTATCTGGGAATTACGGATCCCCTAGGTGTCGTGGAAACCACATGGTTTGAAATTCAAGGCATCTCTGGGTTTGGCTCCTCTTTTTAATCTCTCAGGAGCCACATGGGCTTTCTGTCCTAGTATCTCCACTCTCCTCTCTTCTGCTTTTCCTGTCTGCAGACCAGCTCCTGCTGACCCTTAGCTTCTACAGCTTTGGTCTGTCTAGGTCTTCAAGGCCTCGGGCAGGCATTGCTTCTTGGCTCTGGGGCAACTGGTAGCCCCCTAACATCCTGGCTGAGTACATCAGTCTGGGCTTCTAAGTCAGGGTGGTTGATTGTCCCTATACTGTACTGGGCACTTCTTTCCCCTGGTCCTCATCTTCTTTGGAGCCACATGGCCCAAACTGCTCCTAGTACCTGTTGTCCTGTGGGGCCCTGGTGTTTCTCTCGCTGGGAGCACAGACTTTGGATCAGGTAGGTCTGCCACCTATTGTCATTTAATCTCTGAATGTCACAGTCCTCATTTGGAAGATGAGAGGATTCCTGTCTCATGGGATTGTTGTGTGGGGTAACTGAGGACGCCTGTAGCTGGGTCCATAGGAGGTACTTAATAAACTGTAGCTGGCTGTTGTATGTTGTAAGCGTTGCTGTTTTCTAAAGACCTTCCCCAGGCAGGGTTAGGGGTTGAAGGATGAAGAATGAATATATTGACTGAGAAAAACTGTGAGAGAACTGAAGATAGCCTTTCAACAGGCTTATTTTATAGGATATTTAGAGATTCTTGACAGATTCTGAGCTGTTCTTGGAGGGGGTTTGTGTGGGAGCTGAGTCTCTTCGTAAATAACAGCTGGTTGTTGCCATTTGGGTTGGGGACTGAGCTGCTCGTTGACAGAAGGGTCTGCCTGTTGTTTCTGCCTTGCACTGGGCCCAGATCAGCATGTGCTGGGAAAGCTATGGGCAGGGAAAGCTAATGCTGGGAGAAGATGAACTAGGATGATAGGTCCTCGGCCTCTTCTAGAAGGCATCTGCCAAGGGCCAGGTATGTAAATGCAGCCTGTTCTACCTATTTCAAAGAACAAGAGCTGAGAGTGACCACTGGGACATGGTTCCAGAGCTCTGGGCCAGTTGGGTGCCTCCAGTTAAGGAGATGGAAGTTTTGAGgcaggctggaggcagagggcATGTTTGGAGGCTGGGCTGTGAACCATTCAGCAGGTTGTGCTCAGTACCTTTGCACATGCTCCTCTCTGCTGAACACTCGTCTCACTGGCAAAGTCGTACTCATCCTTCCACACAGCCTCGTTGATTCCTACTCCATTACTCCCAAAGCAGAACTGACTTCTTCGTCCGCACCCTCAAAGCACTCCATGAAGAGTGCAACTTCATCATTTAAATGCTGTGCAGTGATTGTGTGTTGGGCTGCAGTCTTCTCAACTCATACTTACCATTGTGTTCCCAGAGCGGTCACTTGAGCTTCATCTAGGGAGGTGATAAGGATGAGAGGCTCCAGTTAAGTGGGACCTATGAGAAGCAGTGGTGTTGCAGGAACCCAGGCTTTGGGCACATGATGAGGGTGCTGTGGACTAGTGACGGTGGGGGAGCAGGCAGATGAGAACTTCAGTAGGTGGAACTGGTGAGACATTCAGGCTCTGAGTGAAAGGAATCTGAAGCAAGTCTCGGATTTCTGGCTTGAGCCACTGTATGGGTTGGTGATACCATTCAAAAGGTTGGGTTTTAGGGACCTAGATGTTTGTTTGGAAGTGGGACGTAAGCTTGG is a genomic window of Camelus bactrianus isolate YW-2024 breed Bactrian camel chromosome 10, ASM4877302v1, whole genome shotgun sequence containing:
- the RRP8 gene encoding ribosomal RNA-processing protein 8 isoform X1, yielding MFEEPEWAEEAPAVTDLRPVVSRPRLTAASQIKGSKRRKLLATLQALEAASLPQQPPSLPGSDSEEEEVVERKKKRPKKALFASASTEVEEKRKTKRQKQGPPISDSEEEEVERKKCHRGAPLGNDSVEEEKRKRKRWKQAPSNPAQHLDSVDQTGLKAWNSSATSDSTKPSPETPSPQPPRTLSRKQWRNRQKNKRRQKNKFRPPQPPEQSPAPATGPTAQTEVPPVLSPNSHGARAEALRARMAQRLDSARFRYLNEQLYSGPSSAAQRLFQEDPEAFLLYHRGFQSQVKKWPLQPVDRIARDLRQRPASLVVADFGCGDCRLASSIRNPVHCFDLASLDPRVTVCDMAQVPLEDESVDVAVFCLSLMGTNIRDFLEEANRVLKPGGLLKVAEVSSRFEDVRNFLGAVTKLGFKVISKDLTNSHFFLFDFQKTGAPRVGPKAQLSGLKLQPCLYKRR
- the RRP8 gene encoding ribosomal RNA-processing protein 8 isoform X2, translated to MRIKGYQYYLSKGGGAQWVLRTSKGSKRRKLLATLQALEAASLPQQPPSLPGSDSEEEEVVERKKKRPKKALFASASTEVEEKRKTKRQKQGPPISDSEEEEVERKKCHRGAPLGNDSVEEEKRKRKRWKQAPSNPAQHLDSVDQTGLKAWNSSATSDSTKPSPETPSPQPPRTLSRKQWRNRQKNKRRQKNKFRPPQPPEQSPAPATGPTAQTEVPPVLSPNSHGARAEALRARMAQRLDSARFRYLNEQLYSGPSSAAQRLFQEDPEAFLLYHRGFQSQVKKWPLQPVDRIARDLRQRPASLVVADFGCGDCRLASSIRNPVHCFDLASLDPRVTVCDMAQVPLEDESVDVAVFCLSLMGTNIRDFLEEANRVLKPGGLLKVAEVSSRFEDVRNFLGAVTKLGFKVISKDLTNSHFFLFDFQKTGAPRVGPKAQLSGLKLQPCLYKRR